A region from the Salifodinibacter halophilus genome encodes:
- a CDS encoding hydroxymethylglutaryl-CoA synthase has product MPGISGLAVYTPPYRVNLADWCEWNDQPWTKIEKVIGRSFRMRGPQQSVYTLAANAVWRLIEAYDINPATVGYLALGTESSSDNAAGAVIVKGMLDDALANHAHSPLARACEVPEYKHACLGGVYAMKGALRYLAADGAGQKAIVVCADVAEYERGSSGEPTQGAGAVAMLLESEPAMLEVDLARAGSDSDYRIADFRKPFARFRGQTARADGQMQDLPVFNGRYSTSCYVDATRHAINDMLVKYGGRGADYFHTVDQVFMHRPYHRMPSAGWAMAYLFALADGDADCRAELNDYCARAGVDADAAFNELASTAPDMRQRVANGACSEDAFPQAAELLRFLRKTDLWSDLVDDKLTLGSERMRDLGNLYTAALPAWLAAGLAEALTNNIQIAGQQWLTLGYGSGDAAEALPMRVVDGWQRAAAQINFDSALTEPRDLSEKQYIALHDGQPVDFASTPAFDEFVVDRIGNTHTTDFCDKGIEYYRFIPTEPAEELTTAAG; this is encoded by the coding sequence ATGCCCGGGATCAGTGGACTGGCTGTTTACACCCCGCCTTACCGCGTCAACCTCGCCGACTGGTGTGAATGGAACGACCAACCTTGGACCAAAATTGAAAAGGTCATTGGCCGCAGTTTTCGTATGCGCGGGCCACAACAAAGCGTCTACACGCTGGCCGCCAACGCCGTCTGGCGTTTGATCGAGGCGTACGATATCAACCCGGCAACAGTCGGTTATCTCGCGCTCGGCACGGAATCATCGAGCGACAACGCAGCAGGCGCCGTCATCGTTAAGGGCATGCTGGACGATGCTCTGGCCAATCACGCGCATTCGCCGCTGGCCCGCGCCTGCGAAGTACCAGAGTACAAACACGCCTGCCTGGGCGGCGTGTATGCCATGAAGGGTGCGCTGCGCTATCTGGCAGCGGACGGCGCTGGGCAAAAGGCAATCGTAGTCTGCGCCGATGTCGCCGAATATGAACGCGGCAGCAGTGGTGAACCGACCCAAGGCGCCGGGGCCGTGGCAATGCTGCTGGAAAGCGAACCAGCCATGCTGGAAGTCGACCTGGCGCGCGCCGGCAGCGACTCCGACTACCGGATCGCCGACTTTCGCAAGCCGTTCGCGCGTTTCCGCGGTCAAACAGCACGCGCCGATGGCCAGATGCAGGACCTACCCGTGTTCAATGGGCGTTACTCAACAAGCTGCTACGTCGACGCCACGCGACACGCGATCAACGACATGCTTGTGAAATACGGCGGCCGAGGCGCCGACTATTTCCACACCGTCGATCAAGTATTCATGCACCGGCCTTATCACCGCATGCCGTCCGCTGGCTGGGCCATGGCCTATCTGTTCGCGCTCGCCGACGGGGATGCCGATTGCCGAGCCGAACTAAACGACTATTGCGCGCGCGCCGGCGTCGACGCCGACGCCGCATTCAATGAATTAGCCAGCACCGCGCCGGACATGCGCCAGCGTGTGGCCAACGGCGCATGCAGCGAAGACGCGTTCCCGCAGGCCGCCGAGCTTCTACGTTTTCTACGCAAAACCGATCTCTGGAGCGATCTCGTAGACGATAAGCTCACGCTCGGCAGTGAACGCATGCGCGACCTTGGCAATCTCTACACGGCAGCACTACCCGCATGGCTGGCCGCCGGCCTCGCCGAGGCACTGACTAACAATATCCAAATCGCCGGCCAGCAATGGCTGACACTTGGCTACGGGAGCGGCGATGCCGCCGAAGCACTGCCCATGCGGGTCGTCGACGGCTGGCAACGTGCCGCCGCACAAATCAACTTCGATAGTGCGCTCACCGAGCCGAGAGATCTCAGTGAAAAGCAGTACATCGCCTTGCACGACGGCCAGCCGGTGGATTTCGCGTCAACACCAGCTTTCGACGAGTTCGTTGTCGACCGCATCGGTAACACGCATACCACTGACTTCTGCGATAAAGGCATCGAGTATTACCGCTTTATCCCCACCGAACCAGCTGAAGAGCTGACAACGGCGGCTGGCTAG
- the mvaD gene encoding diphosphomevalonate decarboxylase, with product MIADSTPICARAHANIALIKYWGKRDAALNLPAVGSISITLADLYTETALTWHNAATDTATLDGQPVESKRISHVMDLIRALADTDQRAAVTSTNNFPTGAGLASSASGFAALVVSACAAAGLELSTRELSILARQGSGSAARSIEGGFVEMHRGHRADGTDAYAAPLADKDSWPLEVVVAITTRAQKAVDSTTGMTDTATRSDFFDAWVAGADGDLDAAREAIANRDFDALGALSERSCLKMHGLMLSTGDGLIYWSSATVAAIHEVRKLRAEGVPVYFTIDAGPQVKALCAPGYGAMVAERLGAVVGVEAAQLMGLGPAAHVIA from the coding sequence ATGATTGCTGACTCGACACCGATATGTGCCCGTGCACACGCCAACATCGCCCTGATTAAGTACTGGGGGAAGCGTGATGCCGCACTCAATTTGCCGGCTGTGGGGTCAATCTCGATCACGCTCGCTGATTTATACACCGAGACGGCGTTGACCTGGCATAACGCGGCGACCGATACGGCGACACTCGATGGTCAGCCGGTCGAAAGCAAACGCATCAGCCACGTCATGGATCTTATACGCGCGCTGGCAGACACGGACCAGCGTGCTGCGGTCACCTCGACGAATAACTTCCCCACTGGCGCTGGGTTGGCGTCGTCGGCGTCCGGTTTTGCCGCACTTGTGGTATCCGCGTGTGCCGCTGCCGGGCTCGAGCTATCGACGCGAGAGCTTTCAATACTGGCACGCCAGGGCTCGGGCTCGGCTGCGCGCTCGATCGAGGGTGGCTTTGTCGAAATGCACCGAGGTCATCGCGCCGACGGCACCGATGCTTATGCCGCACCGTTGGCAGACAAGGATAGTTGGCCGCTGGAAGTTGTGGTGGCGATCACCACGCGCGCGCAAAAAGCCGTCGACTCGACCACGGGGATGACCGATACGGCCACGCGATCGGATTTTTTCGACGCTTGGGTGGCCGGCGCCGACGGCGATCTCGACGCGGCGCGCGAGGCCATCGCGAACCGCGACTTCGATGCGTTGGGTGCGCTGTCCGAACGAAGCTGTCTGAAAATGCACGGCTTGATGTTGTCGACTGGCGACGGGCTGATCTATTGGTCATCGGCTACGGTCGCGGCGATCCACGAAGTGCGCAAACTGCGCGCCGAGGGGGTGCCGGTTTATTTCACGATCGACGCCGGGCCGCAGGTTAAAGCGCTTTGTGCTCCCGGTTACGGCGCCATGGTTGCCGAACGCCTGGGCGCAGTTGTCGGTGTTGAAGCGGCACAGTTGATGGGACTCGGCCCGGCCGCACATGTGATCGCGTGA
- the mntR gene encoding manganese-binding transcriptional regulator MntR, whose protein sequence is MNTSDHSQRSSASELVDAATHARQHRYVREAHETELIEDYVEMIGDLIAANGEARAVDLAQRMDVAHATVAKMVRRLSDAGLVTSQPYRSIFLTDAGARMAARARERHAVVLRFLHALGVDDINARQDAEGIEHHVCDQTLALMQQFTSERER, encoded by the coding sequence ATGAACACTTCCGACCACTCACAACGTTCTTCTGCGAGCGAGTTAGTGGATGCTGCCACTCACGCGCGGCAGCACCGTTACGTGCGTGAAGCCCACGAAACCGAGCTGATCGAAGACTATGTCGAGATGATCGGCGACCTGATCGCAGCCAACGGTGAAGCCCGGGCCGTCGACCTCGCGCAGCGGATGGACGTCGCGCACGCCACGGTCGCCAAGATGGTACGCCGACTCTCGGATGCCGGCCTGGTTACGAGTCAACCATATCGGTCGATTTTTCTGACCGACGCAGGCGCACGCATGGCCGCGCGTGCGCGCGAGCGCCACGCGGTCGTGCTGCGCTTTCTCCATGCGCTCGGCGTGGACGATATCAACGCGCGGCAGGACGCCGAAGGGATCGAGCACCACGTCTGTGACCAAACGCTAGCGTTGATGCAGCAATTCACCAGCGAACGCGAGCGCTGA